GACTGTTTCacacattttggctggtctgttttctatgggagggtactttttttttcgcgatttcagggatggtcccatagtaaaagttgctcaatataatcccacaacctccctggcaacgggaatgcacttattttttagccaccctgtataggtaTTACTCCTAGGTACAGTCGCGGACTTTCATTGTTGAACCACTTCACATTGGAAATTTCATACCGTATTGTATTTCGTACAACCAAATTAACTTGAACCCTAAATGGGTCAACGATTAAAGTCTGTCACCGTACCTACATCAACAGTCATTTTCTCAGTACTGATAGTTTTTCCATCATAATTATGTACACCTTCtgatttattagtaatttatatGACATAAAAACGAAAGACATTTTCATAAATATCTACCTAGATCTATAATGTGAATTATGCAATTTTttgtaacatttatgtaaagatATTCATTTATAATTGCGTTAACGTATATTAAACACTTTTATTAGGCTTCTTGTGTTAGTTGTATTGATGCAACCCAATCCCAATCTATCTGCCGGATTCGAACttaaagatacgtcaattaatagatctagaaacgatatggattagatgtgtcagtatcaaaatgaagtttttgtttgaagaaacgtcacatttgacactgacatatctagtccatatcgtttctagatctattaactgacgtgacgtatcttaaagttcgaatcgggccgtagaGCATCACTCAAGGAGAGGCTTAGAAAATTGTGGCTTTCTGATACTTAGATAATTCTGTTTTTCTcgattaagtaagtacctacttctttAATTTCCTTTACTTATCTGGTTCGAATTCatatctatttatttacattatatattgattatttatttatgttatatttGTACAATATGTATGCATTCTTGTattgttaatgttatttatgtatatttgtagTAATCTGTATTCAAAACTTGCATTTCATTACTTTTAGCGATTGGCcacttttgcttttgtttgtcaTTCATCGTTACTTCTGCTCTACTCATttcctcaaaggttaactgaaAGAGATCCCATActgggataagttcgcctttgttatatttaattcactctgtaactgtgtttctcgtgtttttatttctttgtacctacaataaattacatacatacataatgcaTTTTATGGtgtaaataaagaaaaacttttttcACAATTCCTTCCATACATTTTGACGCAGCCATGTAGATAGCCAAAATAGATACAGCATGACTCTAAATAAACTCAGTTTCTTACATAACAACCAAGTATGTGACTAAAACTACCTAATTGCAGCTTTAAGTAGGATATGTACGAGTATCCTACCCGTGGCCTACCCCATATCCCATCTCATATAAGGGGTCAATGGCACCAGCCAACCGGCACAGCGGCGATATATAACTCGGCGTTGCCTCGGTGGAGGCACACTCCGCAGCAGCCCTGGACAACAACATGGCTAAAGTAAGTGCTAGCTAAGTGGCTAAGTGTTTAAGGATTGGACCGTGATTAAATAAGATAAAAGTACAATTCAGTGTGATAAAAGagacaaataaaagtaaaattcaatttgtgttaaaatattataatttggaATTTGGTAGTTTAAAAACAACAACGGGTAAAGTAAACAAATGACGTTTATTTTTAGCAGTCTCGATAATTTACTTTATAgtaaacattttatttacatagagtattattattttcactaacacaactaaaaatcaACTCATTAATTTTTAAGTCCCATCTAGGaaatattatattactttttaagtatataatatgTTAATTAACAAGCTAAAAACCACATTATAACAATGACACAATTGAACTGAAATTATTATCTGTAatgttagtattttttgttttgatgTCAGAAACAATTTTTCAAACTGTTTTCCGGCAATACTATAACTAGAATAGATTGATATACATTAAATaacccaaaaatatatttaaaatataaaggtATATGTATAGTTCATATTATAAACAAACATGCACTGCTGCGTATTGATTAAACAATCCTCAGAAGTGATTCGATTTaaagtagttttattattgCATATTAATTTCGACCGTATCTCTAACATAATTAAGTCTCATAATAATTCTAGATACTTAAAGGTAATCTAGATGCCTAAAAAATTACTTACTAGATATTGTGAGTGTTGTTTGATTACATAGTACCTATAAGTATTTAAAATGTTTACATATGAATatgtaacactttaaactctcgcgttttgtacacatattgaattacacaaacgggtctaccgcgatataatttcattgtttttacctttaattccgacgtttccgaacaatgaaattatatcgcggtagacccgtttgtgtaattaaatatatgaatatgtattaagtacttaattatttacattagcCAAGTTTGTAGTTCTCAATCTCTTTGTTAGCAATCAATAAACATTTTAAGCCTTACATTTTCGCACCTAATTACATTGATAATCCGCACAGATAGCTATAATATATAAATTCCATTTAAACTAACAGTTAAAACATACGATTGTATGTAAATCCGCTCAAAATGGCCCTTTTAGGTGGTTGTTAGGCATTCTGTTCGCGTGGGAGTGAATGAATCGTGTGAAAcaaatcattgactattttttatGACAGACAATAGTCGCGCGAGCATTGACGTAAAATATTTAAGGACTGGCCGTAtcggcactaaaaatggtactagttcagtggtgtcactcacgaattcgagccaatcgtgcagcctaacgcaactagttgcgaccaatcgcgcgcgtgatgcgaactcatcaaccaatcgcgtgcgtgatgcgaattcatcaaccaatcgcgtgcgtgatgcaaattcatcaaccaatcgcgttgtagcgatgtcacaccgctgtactggccccattcatgccccattcttattgcccgtaaggccggtcctgcgggctcagcacggttccatttttatcgactatcactatgcgcgtccctttcgcacttacatacttgttagaacgtgacaggcatggtgacaagggataaaaacgcgaccgtgctaagccgcctgatatATATACGTCAATGCGCGCgagactaacccccttattcataaaactttacggacttgatttggttaaattatgttttatccctttcttacaaatacataagtcaaaatgacagataaagacaaatgattattagctaattgaggtttgtagcgcgtttatgaataaagggcTTTGTCACGCGACGAAACTATGCCCTTTAATTTTGTACTTACATACATAAGTAGGGAGAATAACTAGTAACTTATCGTGTGATAAGATAAATCTTGGCGTGATGTTTAATAGATATACAAAGTGATTCGTTTataaagcttttttttttaatgttttggaAATATTTGTATCAACTTATTGATTAAAAACAATTTCTAGGCAAAAAGAAAACATATAATAGTCtgaactgagggcctaccggtaaacgcgaaaatcgaaatttagttatctgcctctttatcgctcgaatatgcaagagtgatagagaggcagaaaccgaactttcgattgtcgtgtttcacggtaggtgTGCTGTAGAGTTGGGATTTCAttagtttattttgatttattacattttaatttgaCTGACCAGTTTACGTCAGTATAACTATGTCGAACCAATTTGGTGGCAAAGCAGTTGAGTTAAAAGTATAATAAGtgcccctagtgtaaatttcattcgatagcgtgacgtgtcgtacgtgtttgcgttaagtgtcattttgtatgggattttaagtttccaaaacgtcccgcttggcgcgctgttcaaaatcccatacaaaatagacataacgcaaaggcgaacgctcgtcacgctatcgaatgaaatgtacactaggggttctgtatagccaatttatttgaaaatagtcaaaaagagTTATTTACGTTAAAggccccactgattaacagtccgccggacggtatcggcctgtcagttagaacaaaattttgacagttccgaacaactgacaggccgataccgtccggcggactgttaatgagtgggcccctttaagatCTTGATTCATCATCTTTTTCGAATTTTATATGTGATGCaaatataagaagaaaaaaaacaatttctTTGATGATTGGAGATTGAAGCCACCAGTAGTGACGATGTTTTGTTGATGAGAACTTAACTATCCTTATTTTTCAGCTCGCAACCATCTCTGTTGCTTTCCTCCTCCTCCTGGCGTTATCGCACGCCGCGCCGGCCGAAAAACCGGCACAGAAAGACGACCTCGAGGCCCCAGCGGAAAAGGGGGACCTCAAGGCCGCGGCCTCGCACTGGGGTGGATGGGGCGGCTACGGGGGCCACTTGGGCGGCTACGGTGGCTACGGCGGCTACGGCGGCTATGGCGGCTATGGCGGCTACGGCGGCTGGCCGTACTACGGTAGCTACTACAGCTGGCCGAGCTACGGATACGGATGGCCGTACGGTGGATACGGAGGCTGGGGTGGTTACGGCGGGTGGGGATACGGAAACCATGGCTATTGGTGGTAAAGAGTAAAATAAGTTTAAAGTGTGCAATATTGTAAACAACGAATTTAACATGGATACAAGGTTTTTGGCACCACCAATATCACACCACCATACAAGAAAACATAGACTGTATATACAAGAGACGATTAAAAGTTGTATTATACACTTAAACTGCtaccaatattaaaaaaaaagatacaaaagTTTACATCTGTGAGTTACAAAATCATGTAATGTAATATAAAATGccagtattaatatttattttgtgtaaGAACATGTTTTCGCTTGATGTTTTCAAGCTAGTTTgacattaatatatttatttaagtatacattttcttttttttctttttacatCTTTGCTTATCTAAGTCCTTCGTATAAGTTTACTCCCAGTCACTTAGTTTCTATtctataaatcataaatcataaataaatcataaatcatttatttttcgtgataaacttagtgtacatacaaaagtaaaattaaatgcttaatacatacataattacaaattgtttaccacgaaatgggctcgcctcagcataatgctga
This genomic window from Cydia splendana chromosome 9, ilCydSple1.2, whole genome shotgun sequence contains:
- the LOC134793954 gene encoding keratin-associated protein 19-2-like translates to MAKLATISVAFLLLLALSHAAPAEKPAQKDDLEAPAEKGDLKAAASHWGGWGGYGGHLGGYGGYGGYGGYGGYGGYGGWPYYGSYYSWPSYGYGWPYGGYGGWGGYGGWGYGNHGYWW